The genomic DNA CGCTGAAGCTCGGCGTCGATGCGCCCCGGCGCGCTGACGCGCACGAAGGCCTCCCAGGCGCCCCACGCCGCCAGCACGGCCACCAGGAAGGCGAGCGTGCGGTGGCGCAGGACCCTCACGCCGACTCCGACACGAGCCCCCAGCGCTCCACGGTCCGGCGCTCCAGAGGCTGGAGCACCAGCCGGTCCGTGGCCAGCCAGAGGCACCCGATGGCGATGATCCCCACCAGGATCGTGTCGCTCTGGTGGAAGTTGGCGGCGTTGTAGATGAGAAAGCCGAGCCCGGTGCTGGTGGCAATCATCTCGGCGGCGATCAGGGCCCGCCAGCCGAAGCCGATGGCCATCCGAAGGCCGGTGACGATGCTGGGCATTGCGCCAGGGATCAGCACCTGCAGGATGACGTGCCGCCGGGAGCCGCCCATGGTCAGCACGGCGTGCTCGAAGATCCGGGGGACCGTGCGCACGCCCACCAGCGTGTTGAAGAAGACCAGGAAGAAGATCGTGTTGAACATGATGAAGGTCACGCTCGCCCACCCGAGCCCGAACCAGGTGATGGCGAGCGGCAGCCAGGCGATCCCGGAGAGCGCGTTGAAGAAGCTCACGATGGGCTCCACCACCGGCGCCAGCCGCCGGGAGAGCCCCACGGCCACGCCCAGAGCGACCGCGAGGGGCACGCTGAAGACGATGCCCAGAAGCACGCGACCCAGGCTCGCCGCGATGTTGATCCAGAGCGAGCCGTCGCGCGCCAGTTCCCACGCGGTCCGCGCCACGTCAGCCGGCGGCGGCAGGAAGATGGAGGGCACGAGCCCCGCCCGCGTGACCAGCGCCCACGCGATCAGGAGCGCCGCGAACGGCGCCGCTCCGCGGAGGGTCGTCGCCAGCGCCCTCATCGCTGCACGAGCCCCCAGCGCGCGATGGTGGCCTCCTCGAGGGGGCGCAGCAGGAAGTAGTCGAGGACCAGCCAGAGCATGCCGATGATCCCCATGCCGAGCATGATCCGCGCGGTGAGGTGGAAGTTCTGGGCGTTGAAGATCATGAACCCGAGGCCGTGGGCGCCCACCAGCATCTCGGCGGCGATGAGCGCCCGCCAGCCGTAGGCGAGCCCGAGCCGCATCCCCGTGGCGATGCTGGGGAGCGCGCCCGGCAGCAGCACGTCCCGCACGATCCGCCACCGCGAGGCCCCCAGGGTGCGGAGCGCGTTGACGTAGAGGCGGGGCACGCTCCGGACCCCGAGCAGCGCGTTGAAGACCACGGGGAAGAACACCGTGTAGTTGACTGCCACCAGGATCGTGCGCTCGCCGAAGCCGAACCAGACCAGCATGAGCGGCAGCCACGCGATCCCGGAGACGGACTGGAAGAAGTTCAGCAGGGGATAGAAGAAGTCGGCCACGCGCCGGCTCATGCCCAGGATCAAGCCGACGGGCACCCCCACCGCGAGCCCCAGCGCGGCGGCAAGCACGATCCGGCGCAGGCTCGCCACGACGTAGGTCGGCAGGATACCCTTGGCGACCAGGTCACCGAGCGCGGCGAGCACGGCCGTGGGCGCGGGCAGGTAATAGTCGGGCAGCGGCAGCGTCGCCGCCGCCACACCCCACGCGCCCGTCGTCGCGGCCAGGACGGCGATCCACGTCGCGACGAGCTCCCAGCGACGCGTCACCGCCCGGCCTCCTCCCCACCCACCTCCTCGCGCACCAGCCGCAGCACGTGGTCCTTGGTGGCGCCGAACACGGGGTCGGAGGTGAAGAGCTTCCAGGTGCGCCCCTCGCGCGGGATGTCCACGGCCACGAGCGCCTTGACCCGTCCCGGGCGGCGCGAGAGGACGCAGCAGCGGTCGCCCAGGAACACCGCCTCCTCGACGTTGTGCGTGACGAAGAGGATGGTCTTGCGCGTCGCCTGGGCGATCGCGTTCAGCTCCTCCTGCAGCGTGATGCGCGTCTGCGCGTCCACCGAGGCGAACGGCTCGTCC from Candidatus Rokuibacteriota bacterium includes the following:
- a CDS encoding ABC transporter permease; this encodes MRALATTLRGAAPFAALLIAWALVTRAGLVPSIFLPPPADVARTAWELARDGSLWINIAASLGRVLLGIVFSVPLAVALGVAVGLSRRLAPVVEPIVSFFNALSGIAWLPLAITWFGLGWASVTFIMFNTIFFLVFFNTLVGVRTVPRIFEHAVLTMGGSRRHVILQVLIPGAMPSIVTGLRMAIGFGWRALIAAEMIATSTGLGFLIYNAANFHQSDTILVGIIAIGCLWLATDRLVLQPLERRTVERWGLVSESA
- a CDS encoding ABC transporter permease; the encoded protein is MTRRWELVATWIAVLAATTGAWGVAAATLPLPDYYLPAPTAVLAALGDLVAKGILPTYVVASLRRIVLAAALGLAVGVPVGLILGMSRRVADFFYPLLNFFQSVSGIAWLPLMLVWFGFGERTILVAVNYTVFFPVVFNALLGVRSVPRLYVNALRTLGASRWRIVRDVLLPGALPSIATGMRLGLAYGWRALIAAEMLVGAHGLGFMIFNAQNFHLTARIMLGMGIIGMLWLVLDYFLLRPLEEATIARWGLVQR